A single genomic interval of Stieleria maiorica harbors:
- a CDS encoding RluA family pseudouridine synthase yields MFRDFVVSDSAANQRIDLFLTSACDGYSRSQIRLAVQEDGAEVDGRTVRPSFRIKAGQSIRFRLPEAFSDEVIPENIPLELLYEDDGFVVVNKPPGMVVHPARGNWQGTLTSALAHRFQSLSDVGGPTRPGIVHRLDRDTSGVIVVAKTNAVHMALAQQWHDREVEKEYFAITVGRLDRDRDVVDAPIGRHPYQRDKMAIRENHPTTKPASTFYEVIERIGRYSLVCVRPKTGRTHQIRVHLAHLGCPILCDRLYAGHAVASESWLRGQGSIDGSPEVLDRQALHARRLTLCHPQSGESMTFEAPLPDDIERTIQVIRERDHR; encoded by the coding sequence GTGTTCCGCGACTTCGTCGTCTCGGACTCCGCGGCTAACCAGCGCATCGACCTGTTTCTGACCAGTGCCTGCGACGGCTATAGCCGCAGCCAGATTCGCTTGGCGGTCCAGGAAGACGGTGCGGAGGTGGACGGGCGGACGGTGCGTCCGAGCTTTCGGATCAAGGCTGGACAATCGATCCGATTCCGGCTTCCCGAAGCGTTTTCCGATGAAGTCATCCCGGAAAACATTCCGCTGGAACTGCTGTATGAAGACGACGGATTTGTCGTCGTCAACAAGCCGCCGGGGATGGTGGTTCACCCCGCCCGTGGCAACTGGCAGGGAACGCTCACAAGCGCGCTGGCGCACCGATTCCAAAGCTTGTCAGATGTCGGCGGCCCGACGCGGCCGGGAATCGTCCACCGGCTCGATCGCGACACCAGCGGCGTGATCGTCGTTGCAAAAACCAATGCCGTCCACATGGCGCTCGCCCAGCAATGGCATGATCGCGAAGTCGAAAAGGAGTACTTTGCGATCACCGTCGGCCGTCTCGATCGCGACCGAGACGTCGTCGATGCTCCGATCGGTCGCCACCCCTACCAACGTGACAAGATGGCGATTCGCGAGAACCATCCGACCACGAAACCTGCCAGCACGTTCTACGAAGTGATCGAGCGAATCGGTCGCTACAGTCTGGTTTGCGTTCGCCCCAAGACCGGACGGACCCACCAGATCCGTGTGCACCTGGCCCATCTGGGCTGCCCCATCTTGTGCGACCGACTGTATGCCGGACACGCCGTGGCCAGCGAATCGTGGCTGCGGGGTCAGGGCTCGATCGACGGCAGCCCCGAAGTGTTGGACCGCCAGGCGCTTCACGCGCGACGGTTGACACTGTGCCATCCCCAAAGCGGCGAATCGATGACTTTCGAAGCCCCCCTGCCGGATGACATCGAGCGGACGATCCAGGTGATCCGCGAACGAGATCACCGATGA
- a CDS encoding DUF2237 family protein, with protein MAKNVLGTDLETCSTDPLTGFYRDGCCNTGASDAGLHVICAVMTAEFLEFSKSRGNDLSTPNPLYRFDGLQPGDRWCLCAARWKEAYDAGQAPQVVLRATHVSALEFASLEELQEHAADESER; from the coding sequence ATGGCAAAAAACGTTCTCGGAACCGACTTGGAAACCTGCAGCACCGATCCCCTGACCGGGTTTTACCGCGACGGGTGCTGCAATACCGGCGCCTCAGATGCCGGGCTGCACGTTATCTGTGCGGTGATGACCGCCGAGTTTCTGGAGTTCAGTAAATCGCGCGGCAACGACCTGAGCACCCCCAACCCGCTGTACCGGTTCGATGGGCTGCAACCGGGCGATCGATGGTGTTTGTGTGCGGCGCGATGGAAAGAGGCCTACGACGCCGGCCAGGCTCCCCAGGTGGTTCTCCGCGCCACCCATGTCTCGGCGCTGGAGTTCGCCTCTCTGGAAGAGCTGCAGGAGCACGCCGCGGACGAATCGGAGCGGTAG
- a CDS encoding tetratricopeptide repeat protein, whose amino-acid sequence MKDRQAQLEQNIVAENLAGFYKKIEPYSKLILTVLVIVVVGLIGAGLYSSGEVAKRSDATLQLLMENPEVASQYPDTVAAAWSLLFQGNDSLAQGINSLYQDRDEAETLLSQAKDQFSDARSASDDKLLLSRANFGLGMAAESLGEIDEAIEAYKRAVDANESEQMVAVAQERIDRLSNPDTVEFLAWFSEQDFAPADPSLPPELPGASTLPDLPDLDLPDLNLGDDMKATEEPAAPIEGGLELPETTEPETTEPETTEPETTEPETSEPESTEAETTSVETAEEEAEDAAE is encoded by the coding sequence ATGAAAGATCGCCAGGCCCAACTGGAACAGAACATCGTCGCCGAGAATTTGGCCGGCTTTTACAAGAAGATCGAGCCCTATTCGAAACTGATCCTGACCGTGTTGGTGATCGTCGTGGTGGGGCTGATCGGTGCCGGGCTGTACTCCAGCGGCGAAGTCGCCAAACGCAGCGACGCGACACTGCAGTTGCTGATGGAAAACCCGGAAGTCGCATCGCAGTACCCCGACACCGTCGCCGCGGCATGGTCGCTGTTGTTCCAGGGCAATGACAGCTTGGCCCAAGGCATCAATTCGCTGTACCAAGACCGTGACGAAGCCGAAACGCTGCTGTCCCAAGCGAAAGACCAATTCAGCGACGCCCGCTCGGCGTCCGACGATAAACTGCTGCTCTCGCGTGCCAATTTCGGCTTGGGCATGGCCGCCGAATCGCTCGGCGAAATCGATGAGGCGATCGAGGCCTACAAGCGGGCGGTGGACGCCAACGAGTCCGAGCAGATGGTCGCCGTGGCCCAGGAACGCATTGATCGACTGTCCAACCCGGACACGGTCGAGTTCTTGGCCTGGTTCTCCGAACAGGACTTTGCACCGGCCGACCCCTCGCTGCCGCCAGAATTACCCGGTGCGTCGACTCTGCCGGATCTGCCCGATTTGGATCTCCCCGATCTGAACCTGGGCGACGACATGAAGGCGACCGAAGAACCTGCCGCGCCGATCGAAGGCGGCCTGGAATTGCCGGAAACGACTGAGCCGGAAACGACCGAGCCGGAAACGACCGAGCCGGAAACGACCGAACCGGAAACGTCTGAACCGGAATCGACTGAGGCAGAAACGACCAGCGTAGAGACGGCTGAGGAAGAAGCTGAAGACGCGGCCGAGTAG
- the aroA gene encoding 3-phosphoshikimate 1-carboxyvinyltransferase: protein MPEHPESPPTAESTSVSVQPGGPTRGKIRPPGSKSLTNRALICAAMASGQSVLSGTLRSEDTAVMIDSLRICGVSINVSQAGRMIQVDASTRDVNSDAPHELFIANSGTSIRFLTAALSAAGGNHHLSGVERMHQRPIADLVDALAGVQIGSIQTQSPGGCPPVAISSRGWSDQPVSVGGSVSSQYLSGLMMAAPVALQTRRAQSGRDASSDSIRIDVIGELVSRPYVEMTASVMRSFGANVAIEDVDPDAVDSVSLRVIVSGDGYRGTEYAIEPDASAASYFWAAAAITGGEVTVLGLAPDAMQGDVGFCRVLEQMGCTFTSDADGMTISGRASRGIDVDMNQISDTVQTLAVVALFADGPTRVRGVAHNRFKETDRIGDLACELRNLGATIEEHDDGLTIHPPEQGVTPATLETYHDHRMAMSLSLAGLAAEGVRVLNPSCTGKTYPEFFADLETLIGRPHRWC, encoded by the coding sequence ATGCCCGAGCATCCCGAGAGCCCCCCAACTGCCGAATCGACCAGCGTTTCCGTCCAACCGGGCGGGCCGACACGCGGGAAAATCCGTCCCCCGGGAAGTAAAAGTCTGACCAACCGGGCACTGATTTGTGCGGCGATGGCCAGCGGGCAATCCGTGCTTTCGGGAACGCTCCGCAGCGAAGACACGGCGGTGATGATTGACAGCCTGCGGATCTGCGGCGTGTCGATCAACGTTTCTCAGGCCGGGCGTATGATCCAGGTCGATGCGTCGACCCGGGATGTCAATTCAGACGCGCCCCACGAGCTGTTCATCGCCAACAGCGGCACTTCGATCCGGTTCCTGACGGCCGCCTTGTCGGCGGCCGGCGGGAATCACCATCTGTCGGGCGTCGAGCGGATGCACCAGCGGCCGATCGCCGATCTGGTCGACGCGCTGGCAGGCGTGCAAATCGGATCGATCCAAACACAATCGCCCGGTGGATGCCCGCCGGTCGCGATCTCCTCGCGCGGTTGGAGCGACCAACCGGTTTCGGTCGGCGGCAGCGTCAGCAGCCAATACCTGAGCGGGTTGATGATGGCCGCGCCGGTCGCCCTTCAAACCCGACGGGCGCAGTCCGGTCGTGACGCTTCGTCTGACAGCATCCGAATCGATGTGATCGGCGAACTGGTCTCGCGGCCTTATGTCGAAATGACCGCTTCAGTCATGCGTTCCTTCGGCGCAAACGTCGCGATCGAAGACGTCGACCCCGACGCGGTCGATTCGGTTTCTCTGCGAGTCATTGTGTCCGGCGACGGTTACCGCGGAACCGAATACGCCATCGAACCCGACGCTTCGGCGGCCAGTTACTTTTGGGCCGCCGCGGCGATCACCGGCGGCGAAGTCACTGTGTTGGGGCTGGCCCCCGATGCGATGCAAGGCGACGTCGGATTCTGCCGCGTGCTGGAACAGATGGGTTGCACGTTCACCTCCGATGCCGACGGCATGACGATCTCCGGTCGCGCGTCGCGTGGGATCGACGTGGACATGAATCAAATCAGTGACACCGTCCAGACGCTCGCCGTGGTGGCCTTGTTCGCTGACGGACCGACTCGTGTCCGAGGCGTCGCGCACAATCGATTCAAAGAAACCGATCGCATCGGCGACTTGGCTTGCGAGCTTCGTAATCTGGGCGCGACGATCGAAGAACACGACGACGGGCTGACGATCCATCCGCCCGAACAGGGCGTCACCCCGGCCACGCTGGAAACCTATCACGACCACCGGATGGCGATGAGTCTTTCGCTGGCGGGACTCGCCGCCGAAGGCGTCCGCGTGCTGAACCCCTCCTGCACCGGAAAGACCTACCCGGAATTCTTCGCCGACCTGGAAACGCTGATCGGACGTCCACACCGCTGGTGCTAG
- a CDS encoding sulfatase-like hydrolase/transferase produces MQRLFFCLLAAFSWTLAPAPNVAPNAAADEPPNIVFIFADDQCFDTIASLGNSEIETPNLDRIARRATTFTHAYNMGSWSGAVCVASRMMLNSGRFLWDAEPVYQTAEQEREAGRWWSEYMKAAGYRTYMTGKWHCRASAEKSFDVARDVRGGMPDQTSAGYNRPLVDPETGEVTDPWSPSDPKFGGFWEGGTHWSEVVANHSVDYLSEASAIDQPFFMYLAFNAPHDPRQSPAEYVAKYPVDEVKLPENFLPEYPYAEAMAAGKKLRDERLAPFPRTALAVQTNRQEYYAIITHMDAMIGRILDALQASGKEDNTWIFFTADHGLACGQHGLMGKQNLYDHSVRVPLMVVGPGVEAGRKIDHHVYLQDIMPTTLELAGVKKPEHVQFHSLLPILAGEDSPYDVVYGAYLDKQRSIRTNRHKLIVYPAANKIRLYDLSSDPLEMNDVAASPQYAAKIKRLFSRLETLQAEMNDELNLGKLSRYTRSGS; encoded by the coding sequence ATGCAACGCCTCTTCTTTTGCCTGCTTGCCGCGTTCTCTTGGACTCTCGCTCCCGCGCCGAACGTCGCACCGAACGCTGCGGCGGACGAGCCACCGAACATCGTGTTCATCTTTGCCGACGATCAGTGTTTCGACACGATCGCCTCACTGGGCAATTCGGAAATCGAAACGCCGAATCTGGACCGGATCGCGCGGCGTGCGACCACGTTCACGCACGCCTACAACATGGGTTCCTGGTCGGGGGCCGTTTGTGTGGCTAGTCGCATGATGCTCAACTCGGGACGGTTCCTGTGGGACGCCGAACCGGTCTATCAAACAGCCGAACAGGAACGTGAAGCGGGGCGATGGTGGAGCGAATACATGAAGGCAGCCGGATACCGCACCTACATGACTGGCAAGTGGCATTGTCGTGCCAGTGCCGAAAAGTCGTTCGACGTTGCCCGCGATGTTCGTGGCGGCATGCCCGACCAAACCTCGGCCGGATACAACCGCCCGCTGGTCGACCCGGAGACGGGAGAAGTGACGGATCCCTGGTCGCCGAGCGATCCGAAGTTCGGCGGCTTTTGGGAAGGCGGCACGCACTGGAGTGAAGTCGTCGCCAACCACTCGGTCGACTACCTGAGCGAAGCCAGCGCGATCGATCAGCCGTTCTTCATGTACCTGGCGTTCAACGCGCCGCACGACCCACGTCAATCGCCGGCCGAATATGTCGCCAAGTACCCGGTCGACGAAGTCAAATTGCCGGAGAACTTTCTTCCCGAATACCCGTATGCCGAAGCGATGGCGGCGGGCAAAAAACTGCGGGACGAACGCTTAGCTCCGTTCCCGCGCACGGCCTTGGCCGTCCAGACCAACCGGCAGGAGTATTACGCGATCATCACACACATGGATGCGATGATCGGCCGAATCCTGGACGCCCTCCAAGCCAGCGGAAAAGAGGACAACACCTGGATCTTCTTCACCGCCGACCACGGTTTGGCCTGCGGTCAACACGGGCTGATGGGAAAACAAAACCTGTACGATCACAGCGTCCGAGTGCCGTTGATGGTGGTCGGGCCTGGGGTGGAAGCGGGCCGCAAGATCGATCACCACGTGTACCTGCAAGACATCATGCCGACAACGCTGGAACTGGCCGGCGTGAAGAAACCCGAACACGTCCAATTTCACAGCCTGTTGCCGATCCTGGCCGGCGAAGACAGCCCGTATGACGTCGTGTACGGCGCTTATCTGGATAAGCAGCGCAGCATCCGCACCAACCGGCACAAGTTGATCGTCTATCCGGCAGCCAACAAGATTCGTTTGTACGACTTGAGTTCCGATCCGCTGGAAATGAACGATGTGGCGGCTTCACCGCAGTACGCGGCCAAGATCAAGCGACTGTTCTCACGTCTGGAAACGCTGCAAGCCGAGATGAACGACGAACTGAACCTGGGCAAGTTATCGCGCTACACCCGATCGGGTTCCTGA
- the dnaB gene encoding replicative DNA helicase — MADQNERPWDKKKKKPLSAAEILQRQPPYDLEAEMGVLGSILLLPEVCDDTASLKADDFYDDANRILYTHLREMYDNGEKIDVMLLVSRLKTSDEFEKIGGAAYLAKLSNAVPNAAHAVYYAGIVSEKAVYRNLINASTEILRDAYDQSSDARELCAQAEQKVFSIMDGRSSNSLHSMNDVLHAAMDRMEARLRGEVTDGTVETGLADYDTMTGGLHNGELIILAARPSMGKTALAMNIAEHAAIEMQQPVLFISLEMSGIELADRMLCSLARVNGHRLRNGTISADDQTRLINKANEISTAPFFVDDSPSRTVSEIAAAARRIKRRHGNLGLIVIDYLQLIEPDNSRDPRQEQVAKIARRLKGMARELETPMLCLSQLNRQAEDSKDHRPKLSHLRESGAIEQDADVVMFVHREEYYHRGEERAQYAGQAEIIIAKQRNGPVGDVQLTWESDFTRFSNRAPEHHDEFSDYAEFTAPGGF, encoded by the coding sequence ATGGCTGACCAAAACGAACGTCCGTGGGACAAGAAAAAGAAGAAACCGCTGTCCGCCGCTGAAATCCTGCAGCGTCAACCACCGTATGATTTGGAAGCGGAGATGGGGGTGTTGGGCAGCATCCTGTTGTTACCCGAAGTCTGCGACGACACCGCGTCGCTGAAGGCCGATGACTTCTACGACGACGCCAATCGGATCCTGTACACGCATTTGCGCGAGATGTACGACAACGGCGAAAAGATCGACGTCATGTTGCTCGTCTCGCGGCTGAAAACCTCCGACGAATTCGAGAAGATCGGCGGCGCCGCCTACCTGGCCAAGCTTTCCAACGCGGTGCCCAACGCCGCCCACGCAGTCTATTACGCGGGCATCGTTTCCGAGAAAGCGGTCTATCGAAATCTGATCAACGCCAGCACCGAAATCCTGCGCGACGCCTACGACCAGTCCAGTGACGCGCGGGAGTTGTGTGCCCAGGCGGAACAGAAAGTGTTCTCGATCATGGACGGTCGATCGTCTAACTCGTTGCACTCGATGAACGATGTCTTGCATGCGGCGATGGACCGGATGGAAGCCCGCTTGCGCGGCGAAGTCACCGACGGGACGGTAGAGACGGGGCTTGCCGACTACGACACCATGACCGGCGGGTTGCACAACGGCGAATTGATCATTCTGGCCGCCCGGCCTTCGATGGGCAAAACCGCGCTGGCAATGAACATCGCCGAACATGCGGCCATCGAAATGCAGCAACCCGTCCTGTTCATCAGCTTGGAAATGTCAGGCATCGAATTGGCCGACCGGATGCTGTGTTCGCTGGCCCGCGTCAACGGACACCGACTGCGGAACGGAACGATCAGCGCCGACGATCAAACCCGTTTGATCAACAAAGCCAATGAGATCAGCACCGCGCCGTTCTTCGTCGATGATTCACCCAGCCGGACGGTCAGCGAAATCGCCGCCGCCGCCCGCCGCATCAAGCGTCGCCACGGCAACCTGGGGCTGATCGTGATCGATTACCTGCAGCTGATCGAACCGGACAACTCGCGCGACCCGCGACAGGAGCAGGTCGCCAAGATCGCGCGGCGGTTGAAAGGGATGGCGCGTGAACTCGAGACGCCGATGTTGTGTTTGTCACAGTTGAATCGTCAGGCCGAAGACAGCAAGGACCACCGGCCCAAGCTCAGTCACCTCCGCGAATCCGGAGCCATCGAGCAGGATGCCGACGTCGTGATGTTTGTCCACCGTGAAGAGTATTACCACCGTGGTGAAGAACGCGCCCAGTACGCCGGCCAGGCCGAAATCATCATCGCCAAACAGCGGAACGGTCCGGTCGGTGACGTGCAATTGACTTGGGAATCCGACTTCACCCGGTTCAGCAACCGCGCCCCCGAACACCACGATGAATTCAGCGACTACGCCGAATTCACCGCCCCGGGCGGTTTCTGA
- a CDS encoding ATP-dependent helicase: MDDPDSAARDDAGHNNHALLRELTAPQCDAVQHVDGPMLILAGPGSGKTRVVTHRIAYLLSQGIPDWQIAALTFTNKAADEMRLRLDKLAPGQNVWMGTFHRFCAQLLRRYASMVGLQENYSIYDTSDSKQAMKRAIEAAGVSTTHASPDQIAGVISKAKNKLVTPEVMQGQMLSPKETVAAKVYPVYQRQLLTANAVDFDDLLLHVANLLRHNPELRGELDQRFRYILVDEYQDTNLAQYAIVRALSIDHPNLSVTGDPDQSIYGWRGADLNNILDFEKDYPAVKTVRLEQNYRSTPNVLRVADQLIRHNRRRKQKDLFTDNDEGEPVILRWYENGYEEADSIADEIVAAIASDRARPNDFAIFCRMNSLTRSLEHALRGRGVPYQIVNGVEFYQRKEIKDVLAYLHLVNNPGHDVALSRVINTPTRGIGAKTVQRLQEFADRHNVPMLEAARRAEEIESLAKRSVTMVQKFVAIYDRIAARATAPLEELMRFVVQESQYDKYLEKTSDESDDSSPLGNVDELISAAVDFDRRHPDDGSLEAFLEQVALVSDTDAFEENDQRVTLMTLHASKGLEFPRVFIVGVEDDLLPHKRSKEDDAQFEEERRLLFVGITRAKEWLQLSCCKRRMIRGDTRPVIPSPFLNELPLEEMKRIESAVERNFFDSHIDQSGSGDWDLPAIQIGDDAQADVSFDFGANQDVNQDINQDDGFEPSDEPSRQTKESTAAFEAVADEPAAATSASDSIPDIGKLKTAADLMSAKRPPLSAFREGTTVRHFDYGEGTILAVSGLGPKRMARVRFADGEHNFRLAFAKLEVVG; the protein is encoded by the coding sequence ATGGATGATCCCGACAGCGCTGCTCGCGACGATGCTGGTCACAACAATCACGCCTTGCTCCGCGAATTAACCGCCCCGCAATGCGATGCCGTCCAGCATGTCGATGGCCCGATGTTGATTTTGGCGGGCCCGGGCAGCGGAAAAACACGGGTGGTCACGCACCGCATCGCGTATCTGTTGTCCCAGGGCATCCCGGATTGGCAGATCGCCGCGCTGACGTTCACCAACAAGGCGGCCGACGAAATGCGGTTGCGTTTGGATAAGCTCGCGCCCGGGCAAAACGTCTGGATGGGTACCTTCCACCGCTTCTGTGCGCAATTGCTGCGGCGCTACGCGTCGATGGTGGGGTTGCAAGAGAATTATTCGATCTACGACACCTCGGACTCCAAGCAGGCGATGAAGCGTGCGATCGAAGCGGCCGGCGTTTCGACGACGCATGCATCGCCGGATCAAATCGCCGGCGTGATCAGCAAGGCCAAGAACAAACTGGTCACGCCGGAGGTCATGCAGGGGCAGATGCTTTCGCCCAAAGAGACCGTCGCCGCGAAAGTCTATCCCGTCTACCAGCGTCAATTGCTGACCGCCAACGCGGTCGACTTTGATGACCTGTTGCTGCACGTGGCGAACCTGCTGCGGCACAATCCGGAACTGCGTGGGGAGTTGGACCAGCGGTTCCGCTACATCCTGGTCGACGAATACCAAGACACCAACCTGGCGCAGTACGCGATCGTTCGGGCGCTTTCGATCGATCATCCTAATCTGTCCGTCACCGGCGATCCGGACCAATCGATCTACGGTTGGCGGGGGGCGGACCTGAACAACATCCTGGATTTTGAAAAGGATTACCCCGCGGTCAAAACGGTCCGGCTGGAACAAAACTATCGCAGCACACCCAACGTGCTGCGCGTCGCCGACCAGTTGATCCGCCACAACCGCCGCCGCAAACAAAAGGACCTGTTCACCGACAACGACGAAGGCGAACCGGTGATCTTGCGGTGGTACGAAAACGGTTATGAAGAAGCCGATTCGATCGCCGACGAAATCGTCGCCGCGATCGCGTCGGACCGTGCGCGGCCGAACGATTTCGCGATCTTCTGTCGCATGAACTCGCTCACCCGCTCGCTCGAACACGCCCTCCGCGGTCGCGGCGTTCCCTACCAAATCGTCAACGGGGTCGAATTCTATCAACGCAAGGAGATCAAGGACGTCTTGGCCTACCTGCATCTGGTCAACAACCCCGGACACGACGTCGCGCTCTCACGCGTGATCAACACGCCGACACGCGGGATCGGCGCCAAGACGGTCCAGCGGCTGCAAGAATTCGCCGACCGACACAACGTCCCGATGTTGGAAGCCGCTCGCCGTGCCGAGGAAATCGAGTCGCTGGCTAAACGTAGCGTGACGATGGTCCAGAAGTTCGTCGCGATCTATGATCGAATCGCCGCCCGAGCAACCGCGCCGCTGGAGGAGTTGATGCGGTTCGTGGTTCAGGAGTCGCAGTACGACAAGTACCTGGAAAAAACATCCGATGAATCGGACGATTCCAGCCCGCTGGGGAACGTCGACGAATTGATCAGTGCCGCCGTCGACTTTGACCGCCGGCACCCCGACGACGGATCGCTGGAGGCGTTCTTGGAACAAGTCGCCCTGGTCAGCGACACCGACGCCTTTGAAGAGAACGACCAGCGGGTCACGTTGATGACGTTGCACGCGTCCAAGGGGTTGGAGTTTCCGCGTGTGTTCATCGTCGGTGTCGAAGACGATCTGCTGCCGCACAAACGGTCCAAGGAAGACGACGCGCAGTTCGAAGAGGAACGGCGGTTGTTGTTCGTCGGGATCACGCGTGCCAAAGAATGGTTGCAACTGAGTTGTTGCAAGCGGCGGATGATCCGCGGCGACACCCGGCCGGTGATTCCCAGCCCGTTCTTGAACGAGTTGCCGTTGGAGGAGATGAAACGCATCGAGTCGGCCGTGGAACGCAACTTTTTCGATTCCCACATCGACCAAAGCGGCAGCGGCGATTGGGATTTGCCTGCGATTCAAATCGGCGATGACGCCCAAGCCGACGTGTCGTTCGATTTCGGTGCCAACCAAGATGTCAATCAAGACATCAACCAAGACGATGGTTTTGAACCGTCCGATGAACCGTCACGGCAAACCAAGGAATCGACGGCCGCGTTTGAAGCCGTCGCCGACGAACCCGCGGCCGCGACATCCGCATCCGACTCGATCCCGGACATCGGGAAATTAAAAACGGCGGCGGACCTGATGTCCGCCAAACGGCCTCCTCTGTCCGCGTTCCGCGAAGGCACGACGGTGCGGCACTTCGATTACGGCGAAGGCACGATCCTGGCCGTCAGCGGCCTCGGCCCCAAACGCATGGCAAGGGTCCGATTCGCCGACGGAGAGCACAATTTCCGACTCGCATTCGCCAAGTTGGAAGTCGTCGGGTAA
- a CDS encoding coproporphyrinogen-III oxidase family protein: MSSAASDSKTEVGSYFISNYPPYSQWNKGALDAVVSALHSPPKETTPLGLYLHIPFCRKRCKFCYFKVFTDVTAPEVQRYVDALCNEISMVSETEIMKDRPFRFVYFGGGTPSFLSPKQLTKLAERLRKHITWDGAEEVTFECEPGTLSETKVKTLREELGVTRLSLGVENFSDTLLEENGRAHLSKQVFRAWEWIAEAEFPNVNIDLISGMVGETWDNWKDNIRQAIDMSPESVTIYQMELPFNTVISKGILENHTESPVADWATKRAWVDYAFNEFLDAGYSISSAYTVVKDPSKVNFSYRDNLFKGADLLATGIASFGHASGVHYQNVAELEQYLSTIESGSLPLGRGYVPTDHQRLIREMVLMLKLGYLQLDYFKNKFGVNILERWQSEWDKYVEDGWATVNGDRIELTRYGLLRVDAMLPAFFEPEHQNVRYT, encoded by the coding sequence ATGTCGTCCGCCGCAAGCGATTCGAAAACCGAAGTCGGCAGCTATTTCATTTCGAACTACCCGCCGTACAGCCAATGGAACAAAGGTGCCTTGGACGCGGTGGTTTCGGCACTGCATAGCCCGCCCAAAGAGACCACGCCGCTGGGGTTGTACCTGCACATCCCGTTTTGCCGAAAACGCTGCAAATTCTGTTACTTCAAGGTCTTCACCGATGTCACCGCGCCGGAAGTCCAGCGGTACGTCGACGCCCTGTGCAACGAGATCTCGATGGTCAGCGAAACGGAGATCATGAAAGATCGACCGTTCCGCTTCGTCTACTTCGGCGGCGGGACGCCCAGCTTTTTGTCCCCGAAACAGCTGACCAAACTGGCCGAACGTCTGCGCAAACACATCACCTGGGACGGTGCCGAAGAGGTCACGTTTGAATGCGAACCGGGGACGTTGAGCGAGACGAAGGTCAAAACGCTGCGTGAAGAACTGGGCGTGACGCGATTGAGCTTGGGGGTGGAAAATTTTTCGGACACGCTGCTGGAAGAAAACGGCCGCGCCCACTTGTCCAAACAAGTCTTCCGGGCCTGGGAATGGATCGCCGAAGCCGAATTCCCCAACGTCAACATCGACCTGATTTCGGGCATGGTCGGCGAAACCTGGGATAACTGGAAAGACAACATTCGCCAGGCGATCGACATGTCACCCGAAAGCGTGACGATCTATCAAATGGAGTTGCCCTTCAACACCGTGATCAGCAAAGGGATTTTGGAGAACCACACCGAAAGCCCCGTCGCCGATTGGGCCACCAAGCGGGCCTGGGTGGATTACGCCTTCAATGAGTTCCTCGATGCCGGGTACAGCATCAGCAGCGCCTACACGGTGGTCAAAGATCCGTCCAAAGTGAATTTTTCCTATCGCGATAATCTGTTCAAAGGCGCCGATCTGCTGGCCACCGGAATCGCCAGTTTCGGACACGCCAGCGGCGTGCATTACCAAAACGTCGCCGAACTGGAACAGTACCTGTCGACGATCGAATCGGGGTCGCTGCCGCTGGGACGTGGCTATGTGCCGACGGACCATCAACGGCTGATCCGTGAAATGGTGTTGATGCTGAAGCTGGGCTATTTGCAACTCGATTACTTCAAGAACAAGTTCGGCGTGAATATCCTGGAACGCTGGCAATCGGAGTGGGACAAGTATGTCGAAGACGGCTGGGCGACGGTCAATGGAGACCGAATCGAATTGACCCGCTATGGATTGCTGCGGGTCGACGCCATGTTGCCAGCCTTCTTCGAACCGGAACACCAGAATGTCCGATACACGTAG
- a CDS encoding glycine cleavage system protein H encodes MSDTRSTDSFSFAMGEFDATFPLDRRYAKNHMWAKCIGTAESAADATWRFGLTAYAVRLLQDVYFLDWEVDAPESVQQRQMIGAIESKKAESDLYAPVTGTLSAINEHVLADPSLINADPYGAGWMIELAVANDDTTALLVPDQYAQHLTEAWEIAQRTIKGQANF; translated from the coding sequence ATGTCCGATACACGTAGCACCGATTCCTTCTCCTTTGCGATGGGGGAATTCGACGCCACGTTTCCGCTGGACCGCCGATACGCCAAAAACCACATGTGGGCCAAGTGCATCGGGACCGCCGAATCGGCAGCGGATGCGACCTGGCGATTCGGGCTGACCGCCTACGCCGTCCGCTTGCTGCAAGACGTCTACTTTCTGGACTGGGAAGTCGATGCCCCCGAGTCCGTCCAGCAGCGACAGATGATCGGAGCGATCGAGAGCAAGAAAGCAGAAAGCGATCTCTATGCGCCCGTTACCGGCACACTTTCAGCGATCAACGAACACGTCCTGGCCGACCCGTCGCTGATCAACGCCGATCCCTATGGTGCCGGCTGGATGATCGAACTGGCCGTTGCGAACGACGATACCACGGCGCTGTTGGTCCCCGACCAATACGCCCAGCACCTGACCGAAGCCTGGGAAATCGCCCAACGCACGATCAAGGGGCAGGCGAATTTTTAG